The Babylonia areolata isolate BAREFJ2019XMU chromosome 22, ASM4173473v1, whole genome shotgun sequence genome contains a region encoding:
- the LOC143297206 gene encoding ceramide glucosyltransferase-like isoform X1 has protein sequence MYDCVWVSSSKVQVSRVVMEDMVVKLQAPDVAVVHQLPFCLPGPSQHPMAHIVQQVYYGCGLGRHYVSFNTLGMACVAGLSYMVRRSMLERHCLDMQRYGQHVPHDFRLTKHLHQMGYKLVMSSFPAQQNVSLTSLGSFVDRMVRWSRLRYNALPVVGILEPLSECLPLGGLTSFFLFLFFGVRPLPFLCCHLTAWIVVDFLLLTQVQNGSSGISKFRFVCGWCLCQLVAVWIYVKAVCGLHRIRWGAHTYHVYTGGLVGKAYAI, from the exons ATGTATGACTGTGTCTGGGTGTCCTCCAGCAAGGTACAAG tgagcagggtggtgatggaggacaTGGTGGTGAAGCTCCAGGCTCCAGACGTGGCTGTGGTCCATCAGTTACCGTTCTGTCTGCCTGGTCCTTCCCAACACCCCATGGCACACATCGTGCAGCAG GTGTACTACGGGTGTGGACTGGGCCGGCACTACGTGTCGTTCAACACTCTGGGCATGGCCTGTGTGGCGGGCCTGTCTTACATGGTGAGGAGGTCCATGCTGGAGAGACACTGCCTGGACATGCAGCGCTACGGACAGCACGTGCCCCACGACTTCCGCCTCACCAAGCACCTCCATCAGAT gGGTTACAAGCTGGTGATGTCATCTTTTCCCGCTCAACAAAACGTCAGCCTGACGTCACTGGGCAGCTTTGTTGACCGTATGGTCAG GTGGTCCCGGTTACGCTACAACGCCTTGCCCGTTGTGGGTATTTTGGAGCCCCTGTCAGAGTGCCTTCCCCTGGGTGGCCtcacctccttcttcctcttcctcttcttcggtgtccgccctctccccttcctgtGCTGCCACCTGACGGCCTGGATCGTTGTGGACTTCTTGCTGCTCACACAAGTGCAG AATGGTTCTTCTGGGATCAGCAAGTTTCGCTTCGTGTGTGGCTGGTGCCTGTGTCAACTTGTGGCCGTGTGGATCTATGTGAAAGCGGTGTGTGGCCTTCATCGCATCCGCTGGGGCGCACACACCTATCATGTGTATACCGGAGGTCTTGTCGGGAAAGCCTACGCGATATGa
- the LOC143297206 gene encoding ceramide glucosyltransferase 3-like isoform X2, with amino-acid sequence MEDMVVKLQAPDVAVVHQLPFCLPGPSQHPMAHIVQQVYYGCGLGRHYVSFNTLGMACVAGLSYMVRRSMLERHCLDMQRYGQHVPHDFRLTKHLHQMGYKLVMSSFPAQQNVSLTSLGSFVDRMVRWSRLRYNALPVVGILEPLSECLPLGGLTSFFLFLFFGVRPLPFLCCHLTAWIVVDFLLLTQVQNGSSGISKFRFVCGWCLCQLVAVWIYVKAVCGLHRIRWGAHTYHVYTGGLVGKAYAI; translated from the exons atggaggacaTGGTGGTGAAGCTCCAGGCTCCAGACGTGGCTGTGGTCCATCAGTTACCGTTCTGTCTGCCTGGTCCTTCCCAACACCCCATGGCACACATCGTGCAGCAG GTGTACTACGGGTGTGGACTGGGCCGGCACTACGTGTCGTTCAACACTCTGGGCATGGCCTGTGTGGCGGGCCTGTCTTACATGGTGAGGAGGTCCATGCTGGAGAGACACTGCCTGGACATGCAGCGCTACGGACAGCACGTGCCCCACGACTTCCGCCTCACCAAGCACCTCCATCAGAT gGGTTACAAGCTGGTGATGTCATCTTTTCCCGCTCAACAAAACGTCAGCCTGACGTCACTGGGCAGCTTTGTTGACCGTATGGTCAG GTGGTCCCGGTTACGCTACAACGCCTTGCCCGTTGTGGGTATTTTGGAGCCCCTGTCAGAGTGCCTTCCCCTGGGTGGCCtcacctccttcttcctcttcctcttcttcggtgtccgccctctccccttcctgtGCTGCCACCTGACGGCCTGGATCGTTGTGGACTTCTTGCTGCTCACACAAGTGCAG AATGGTTCTTCTGGGATCAGCAAGTTTCGCTTCGTGTGTGGCTGGTGCCTGTGTCAACTTGTGGCCGTGTGGATCTATGTGAAAGCGGTGTGTGGCCTTCATCGCATCCGCTGGGGCGCACACACCTATCATGTGTATACCGGAGGTCTTGTCGGGAAAGCCTACGCGATATGa
- the LOC143297081 gene encoding uncharacterized protein LOC143297081: MSEAASNTQAVFLIDLSVCRSRGTKWEEAISLCVFRVLSFLNSQLDTVNKNKTKSLRWGFKLFDIDEKIGKLESRASGFQDFKLKTFQEFETNLKKSLQLLQLTDITVRVENDQDQTKKKGFLLSSHPSSCLLKRLTETVHDFPWEMPDVGSPVKGRKKHGQFETAQQSNYVFLISRVPCDKKTLRHYCNKVVMDKTVFVDAVMPQQLRKQFYEQRKIRLHWIDTGRYRILNEADPVVADKKSYEMVRQSLRTVGALLIPFHSLVTHLSTTTHAHHRPSSSGDAEMLEEGLSGQDSVTVLLSSFACMSVCSAVLPCCHRGKGAVPSSLTGSAASSSLSSSTAATTATLLFEQLGDVEGSEGDKSRTVSLKLVPITKTFARKPQPVTDPQEVEVKTSDGGDGACVLVVPPGPGPAPHPLRAPPSSAPRLQMRGRMERWEVRTLGGNLGQHFLCLAADSVSEDQRRDFLSLLRALSSLQQTLILSVSLDKETCPYLAVLESSSGSSAHLCYLSLGMTLQVEKKLTLKGVTSGEGVKERSGSGICVEQFRKQVTSTLSSRHPQSSEHQSVAGGEGTRGGGSEGGRLWTGVLNPWHMAGSVPQIQSALDTLTDRVQPVSDLSEATKQMLRDLKQAYRRENQPPFFLHPSQQSTPLFPSSSSSAFLPLNRSGSADRSTSSLDSSAERRRSGKQERDSEIRGMCCAWHVCRRSVGSRKEIEEWEAGKRRSGKQDSILTRGRLMVIQATQRRTSSTSGLDEVDGDFLPPAAPLPPPPPPRPSITQAGCDS, translated from the exons ATGTCTGAAGCAGCATCCAACACTCAGGCTGTGTTCCTGATCGATCTTTCAGTTTGTCGAAGCAGAGGAACGAAATGGGAAGAAGCAATCTCTCTGTGCGTGTTTCGCGTGTTGAGTTTCCTCAACAGTCAGCTGGACAcggtcaacaaaaacaaaaccaaatcatTGCGGTGGGGATTCAAATTGTTTGACATTGACGAAAAGATTGGGAAACTGGAATCAAGAGCGTCTGGCTTTCAAGATTTTAAGTTAAAAACATTTCAAGAATTCGAAACAAATTTGAAGAAATCCTTACAACTTCTCCAATTGACGGACATCACTGTCAGAGTGGAAAATGATCAGGATCAGACGAAAAAAAAGGGATTCTTGTTATCGTCACACCCATCCTCTTGTCTGTTAAAACGTTTAACAGAAACTGTGCATGATTTCCCATGGGAAATGCCTGATGTTGGTTCACCAGTGAAAGGCAGGAAAAAACATGGCCAGTTTGAAACCGCACAACAGTCCAACTATGTCTTTCTCATCAGCAGAGTTCCCTGTGACAAAAAGACTCTGCGGCATTACTGCAATAAGGTGGTCATGGACAAGACTGTGTTTGTTGATGCGGTCATGCCACAACAGCTGCGGAAACAATTTTATGAACAGCGTAAAATCCGGCTGCACTGGATTGACACAGGACGTTACCGAATTTTGAACGAGGCAGATCCT GTGGTGGCGGACAAGAAGAGCTATGAGATGGTGCGGCAGTCCCTGAGGACAGTGGGGGCGCTGCTGATCCCCTTCCACTCCCTGGTCACacatctctccaccaccacccacgcccacCACCGCCCCTCTTCCTCAGGTGACGCTGAGATGTTGGAGGAGGGTCTGAGTGGCCAGGACAGTGTGACGGTCCTGCTGTCTTCCTTCGCCTGCATGtcggtgtgtagtgctgtgctgccTTGCTGCCATAGGGGGAAGGGTGCGGTGCCCAGCAGTCTGACAGGGTCTGCagcttcctcctccttgtcctcctccactGCCGCCACCACTGCCACTTTGCTCTTTGAGCAGCTGGGTGATGTAGAAG GTTCAGAGGGAGACAAAAGCAGGACTGTGAGCTTGAAGCTGGTCCCCATAACAAAGACATTTGCGAGAAA GCCACAGCCGGTGACTGACCCACAAGAGGTGGAGGTGAAAACCAGCGATGGCGGTGACGGTGCCTGTGTTCTGGTGGTGCCCCCAGGACCAGGCCCAGCCCCCCACCCGTTGcgtgcccccccctcctctgcccctcGTCTGCAGATGCGTGGTCGCATGGAGAGGTGGGAGGTGCGGACGCTGGGGGGGAACCTGGGGCAGCACTTTCTGTGCCTGGCGGCCGACAGTGTGTCTGAGGATCAGCGCCGGGATTTCCTGTCTCTGCTACGTGCCCTCTCTTCCCTTCAGCAGACTCTG ATATTGTCAGTGTCACTGGACAAGGAGACCTGCCCTTATCTGGCCGTTCTGGAATCCTCGTCAGGCAGCAGTGCCCACCTGTGCTACCTGTCGTTAGGGATGACCCTGCAGGTGGAGAAAAAGCTGACCCTGAAAGGTGTGACCTCAGGAGAAGGAGTCAAGGAGAGGTCAGGGTCAGGGATTTGTGTGGAGCAGTTCAGAAAGCAGGTGacctccaccctctcttcacGTCACCCTCAGAGTAGTGAACATCAAA GtgtggcagggggggaggggaccagaggtgggggcagtgagggggGCCGGTTGTGGACAGGAGTGTTGAACCCCTGGCACATGGCGGGCAGCGTACCCCAGATCCAGTCGGCGCTGGACACCCTCACAGACAG ggttcagCCAGTGAGTGACCTGTCAGAGGCCACCAAGCAAATGCTGCGCGATCTGAAGCAGGCTTACCGCCGTGAGAACCagccccccttcttcctccacccctcccagcagagcacacccctcttcccctcctcctcctcctctgctttcCTCCCCCTGAACAGGTCAGGTTCTGCCGACCGCTCCACGTCTTCCCTGGACAGCAGTGCTGAACGCAG GAGGAGTGGGAAGcaggaaagagatagtgagataaGAGGAATGTGTTGTGCATGGCATGTCTGCAGGAGGAGTGTGGGAAGcaggaaagagata GAGGAGTGGGAAGCAGGAAAGAG GAGGAGTGGGAAGCAGGACAGCATCCTGACGCGAGGCCGGCTGATGGTGATCCAGGCCACACAGCGCCGGACCTCCTCCACCTCGGGGCTGGATGAGGTGGATGGAGACTTCCTGCCCCCCGccgcacccctaccccctccccctcctcccagacCCAGCATCACGCAGgctg GCTGTGACAGCTGA
- the LOC143297334 gene encoding uncharacterized protein LOC143297334, which produces MTSHDPSCPQRATGKFLEEKVLKTHQELREAVPPPGQQEEVKAQRLKEFQLQAFLRLELESLCNGVEQIDPAEREGSRDQIVQLLRSLLFGLGPKPVLTFLNTTVLDNYGESLAPFLVSVYDDLMQPLPRALRGGRTPQSDPGQDPPSPGAQSSLGGDDASQPSLSVASSDRSATSPRRTRSSTHPHPVLPRISSQRQIEVKVKAPPSKKPKESKGKKGSKSKSRREKSKSPAKHKGGKKARRNLFDTDLCKEPSPKDAHKSTRKKRPSGSSKHKPSQKTFVAETPRHRQRGRASWQQEQEEAEPEGDSGAQEVKVIHESPFKDMEAHKTTPGRYKAPRRVLRRSFYSSGSANMSRSLSRALENPDNISGRHHVAHLEDYKGGQLAKALSMEGEGSESPRRRITALLNPPSRPSHQGASPDFHSPARNTRSSRSPGPSSSRQRHLLADSRSMPAFTSAAKILDFSSPVKSSGVRSQTLATPPRAGRERRTLLVAATPSPKKGPPAGRTTPTKGRGGAGQPRTPTKPSTSKQGSSTASTSTKDKVVSGWGSSQKGEGPSTPRKRVGRGQEEEGKRRGVVKGGMSSHGGASTSSGSPSHRPVPQLRQHVGLFSSYSFSSDPSSPPMDLPPRPRPSYATTPTKSRPVQDSPVRTPSKLAVNIPPAFSQQFLSPVKTPTKSILKNSPMLHGSLAHRDMSSRTPTKVTFTSDPMTPTRGESGVRTLDSVSRSQRRKQRQSGEGVGEGPSSAGEGAGPHHHAQPGPSRAGLLPVVPSEGCRLDSSSQGFLSAGVTRKRSCVGASSSPHKRRRLDSSAIPGISGPALFSENAMDCDYSASNDDRVFPASSSSAPPFQPPSPPVKEQSAQRGPRQMSSSPLFRGRSPGKGTRGKKPVFDLSVKQASFESLGGSQGFEVGGLGKEEEGEPPPSPTFNTSPTVRRQRGASRHRRPSGQMGDSGTDVPSTSQGTLPSTSTHTTQRQKDSTSSPTQSCVTSGSVTPTRSAGTSMSRAGGGIPKGGKERKISPVVSTSGLTQLISSPLMLSPPAPHAAPDGEQDAIPPTPPRKRTRKKLQW; this is translated from the exons ATGACCTCCCACGACCCATCCTGCCCACAG agggCCACAGGGAAGTTTCTGGAGGAGAAGGTCCTGAAGACACACCAGGAGCTGAGGGAAGCAGTGCCACCACCTGGTCAGCAGGAGGAGGTCAAGGCCCAGAGACTGAAAGA GTTCCAGCTGCAGGCGTTCCTTCGTCTGGAGCTAGAGTCCCTGTGCAACGGTGTGGAGCAGATTGACCCTGCAGAGCGAGAGGGGTCACGGGATCAG attGTGCAGCTGTTGCGGTCCCTGCTATTTGGTCTGGGCCCTAAACCTGTGCTCACCTTTCTCAACACCACCGTCCTGGACAA TTACGGTGAGAGCCTGGCCCCGTTCCTGGTGAGTGTGTACGACGACCTGATGCAGCCCCTGCCCCGCGCCCTGAGGGGGGGCCGGACCCCACAGAGTGACCCTGGCCaggaccccccctccccaggtGCTCAGTCCTCCCTCGGCGGGGACGACGCCTCCCAGCCCTCCCTGTCCGTCGCCAGCAGTGACCGCTCCGCCACCTCCCCCCGAAG GACTCGCAgcagcacccacccccaccctgtccttcCTCGTATCAGCAGTCAGCGCCAGATTGAAGTCAAAGTGAAGGCCCCACCCTCCAAGAAACCTAAG GAGAGCAAGGGCAAGAAAGGGTCCAAGAGCAAGTCCAGGAGGGAGAAGTCCAAGTCTCCAGCCAAACACAAAG GGGGGAAGAAGGCCCGACGAAACCTGTTTGACACAGACCTGTGCAAAGAGCCGTCCCCGAAGGATGCTCACAAATCTACCAGGAAGAAACGACCCTCAGGTTCCTCCAAGCATAAAC CGTCCCAGAAAACATTTGTGGCAGAGACGCCCCGCCACCGTCAGCGTGGGCGGGCGTCATGGCAACAGGAGCAGGAAGAAGCGGAGCCGGAGGGCGACTCCGGAGCTCAAGAGGTCAAGGTCATCCACGAGTCGCCCTTCAAAGACA tggaAGCCCACAAGACAACCCCCGGGCGCTACAAGGCCCCGCGCCGTGTGCTGCGACGGTCGTTCTACTCCTCGGGGTCAGCCAACATGTCGCGCAGCCTGTCCCGCGCCCTGGAAAACCCAGACAACATCAGTGGCCGGCACCATGTTGCACACCTGGAAG ACTACAAAGGGGGACAACTGGCAAAAGCACTGagcatggagggggaggggagcgaaTCCCCGCGACGTCGGATCACCGCCCTCCTCAACCCTCCCTCCCGGCCCTCCCACCAGGGGGCATCCCCGGACTTCCACTCCCCAGCTCGCAACACACGCTCGTCCCGCTCCCCGGGGCCTTCATCATCACGGCAACGACACCTCTTGGCCGACAGTCGCTCCATGCCCGCCTTTACCTCCGCCGCCAAAATCCTGGATTTCTCCTCCCCGGTCAAGTCATCAGGGGTGAGGTCACAGACCCTGGCCACGCCCCccagggcagggagagagcgtcgcacCCTGCTGGTGGCGGCCACGCCCTCCCCAAAGAAGGGACCCCCTGCGGGCCGCACCACGCCCACCAAGGGCAGAGGCGGGGCAGGCCAGCCACGCACACCCACCAAACCCTCAACCTCCAAACAAGGCAGCAGCACCGCCTCCACCTCAACCAAGGACAAGGTGGTGAGTGGTTGGGGCTCCAGCCAGAAAGGGGAGGGCCCGAGCACACCCAGAAAGCGGGTAGgcagggggcaggaggaggaggggaagaggaggggcgtGGTGAAAGGGGGCATGTCTTCTCATGGTGGCGCCAGCACCAGCTCTGGTTCCCCTTCGCACAGACCTGTACCCCAGCTGAGGCAACACGTGGGactcttctcctcctactccttctcctccgacccctcctctccccccatggACCTGCCGCCCAGACCTCGCCCCTCGTACGCCACCACCCCTACCAAGAGCAGACCTGTGCAGGACTCGCCGGTTAGGACGCCGTCCAAGTTGGCAGTGAACATCCCCCCTGCCTTCAGCCAGCAGTTCCTGTCCCCGGTCAAGACGCCGACAAAGTCCATCTTGAAAAACTCACCCATGCTTCACGGCTCCTTGGCACATCGCGACATGTCATCCAGGACTCCCACGAAAGTGACCTTCACCTCTGACCCCATGACCCCCACCCGGGGTGAGAGTGGGGTGCGGACGCTAGACTCTGTGTCCAGGTCGCAGCGGAGGAAGCAGCGCCAGtcaggtgagggtgtgggtgagggaccTTCCTCtgcaggggagggggcagggccaCACCACCACGCCCAGCCTGGCCCCAGTCGTGCTGGTCTGCTGCCTGTGGTGCCATCAGAGGGCTGCAGGCTGGACAGCTCCTCCCAGGGATTCCTCAGTGCGGGGGTGACCAGGAAACGTTCCTGTGTCGGTGCATCATCCTCTCCACACAAGCGGCGGAGACTGGACAGTTCGGCGATTCCCGGCATCAGCGGCCCAGCCCTGTTTTCAGAGAATGCCATGGACTGCGACTACTCTGCCTCCAACGACGACAGGGtcttccctgcctcctcctcctctgctcccccattccaacccccctcaccccctgtcaaGGAGCAATCGGCACAACGTGGCCCACGCCAAATGTCCAGTTCTCCACTGTTCAGAGGCAGGTCTCCGGGCAAAGGGACCCGAGGCAAGAAGCCAGTGTTTGACTTGTCGGTCAAACAGGCCAGCTTTGAGTCCCTGGGGGGCAGCCAGGGTTTtgaggttggggggttggggaaagaagaggagggggagccCCCGCCGTCCCCCACCTTCAACACCAGCCCCACAGTGAGGCGTCAGCGTGGGGCCAGCAGACACCGGCGCCCCTCAGGGCAGATGGGTGACTCTGGCACTGATGTTCCCTCCACCTCACAGGGCACTCTCccgtccacctccacccacacaacacagcggcagaaagactccacctcctctcccacacAGTCCTGCGTGACCTCAGGGTCAGTGACCCCCACGAGGTCAGCGGGGACGTCGATGAGCCGGGCAGGAGGGGGGATCcccaagggagggaaggagcgcAAGATCTCTCCCGTGGTGTCCACCTCCGGTCTGACCCAGCTCATCAGCTCCCCGCTGATGctcagcccccccgccccccacgccgcCCCTGATGGGGAGCAGGACGccattccacccacccctccaagaaAAAGGACCCGGAAAAAACTGCAGTGGTGA